GGCCTTGTGGTCCTTGAAGTCGGCGAGCGTGACCGTTCCGCCATCGGTTTCGGGCAGCGAAAAGTCAGGGGCGGCAGTGCCCAGTGGCATCATCGTCGAAGCGGTGCGAACCATGGGAAGTCCTTGGGGAGGAGGAGTTGAAGTTAGCAGTTAGCAGTTAGCTAGGAGCTAGTTCGAATGCTTTTTGATTTCGTCGAGCAAGCGTCCGGGGCTGCCCATGGCGTTGTAACCACCGTCCACGTGCAGGATTTCGCCGCTGATTCCGGAGCTGGCATCGCTCAGCAGGAACGCACCAGATTTTCCGACTTCTTCGTGAGTCACGTTGCGGCCCATCGGTGCCATGTGTTCGTACATGGTCAGCATTTCTTCGACGCCAGCGGCACGTCCGGCCAGGGTGCGGATGGGGCCGGCGGAGAGGGCGTTGACGCGGACGCCGCGGGCGCCCATGTCAAAGGCCAGGTAACGCATGGAGGCGTCCAGAGCGGCTTTGCAGACGCCCATGACGTTGTAGCCGGGGACGCACTTTTCGCCGCCGTAGTAGGTCATGGTCAGCACGGAACCGCCCGGATTCATGATGGGCTCCGCAGCGGCGGTGACGGCCAGCAGTGAAAAAACGCTGGCTTCCATGGCCAATTTGAAGCCGGCACGCGAGGTGTGCATCGTTTCGCGGCCCAAATCGTCGCGGTCCGCGAAGGCGATCGAGTGCAGCAGGAAGTCAATTTTTCCGAAGGTTTTCTCGGTGTGCTCAAAAACGGTGCGGATGTCGTCGTCGTTATTCGCGTCCATGGGTAGGAGGAATTCGGCATTGTCTTCCAGATCCGTCAATTTGGAGACACGGCGTCGATTGCGTCGTTTTTCGTCGTCAGCTCGGTCGGGAAGGTGCGTGAAACCGCATTTGCCGCCCTGTTTCAGGATTTCTTGAGCGATCGCCCACGCGATCGAATGGTCATTGGCGACCCCGATGATCAGCCCTTTTTTTCCTTCAAATTGCATCTTCAACCTTTTCGGCTTAGTTCTATTTGTTTGTCCGACGGTGAACATCATCGCGGCGGTTTCCAAGACCGACAAGCCGACGTTCGTAACTGGGACACCGACGCGTGATTGGTTACTCATCCCCCACTATTGTCAAAGCACCTTCAACCATGGAACGGTCGCACACGGCTTCGCCCCCACTCGCTTCCCCGGTCACTTCGGAGGGCTCGATGACGCACACCCGTGCGATGTCATCGTTCATGCCCGTTCTGCTGGGGCTGGTTGGGAATCGGGCGACTTTGCGAGGCGGGATCGTCAGTCAAATCCAAGATCGCTGGCAGCCCACGTATTGGACGGGTGACCGCTGGAGCGAGGCGGAATCTTTGGCCAGCCAAGCGGTGGCCGACGATCAAACCGTCACGGCCGAGGGCTTCGCGGCGGTGGGAGTTCAGGTTGCTCCGGGCTGTGACACGACCGATTCGGCCGCGGCTGAATCGGGCGGATCCGCAGATCCGTCGAGCCAAGAAATTTTGCCCGGCGTCGGCAGCGATGCGATTGTGTTGTCGGTGGACGGCCGGCCGGCGGATGCCAGCACCCTGGCAATGTTGGCCACTGCTTTGGGCCGTTTTTTGTGGTTGCAACGCAATCATCAAAATGACGCTCGCCGGCTGTGGCAAACCTCCAAAATGTTGCAGCACGCGGCTGTGTGGCAGCAGCTGGACAGCGACGAGAAATTGTTGGCTTCCATGGCCGACTGCGCTTGCGAAGTGCTGAACTGCGAACGAGCCACGATCTTTCTGTGGGACAAACGCACCAAGAAGCTGATCGGGCGACCGGCGATTGGAATCGAAGGCGGTGTTTTGGAAGTCGAAGACAACGCGGGGATCGTTGGCGAAGCCTTGCACAGCGGCAGCCCCCGATGGTGGTCCGCCGGTGGGACCGACGAAGGCCGCGTCAACCGACGAATCGATCAGGCCCAGAATTTCACGACACGGTCGTTGCTGGCCGTCCCGATGGTCAACGCGCGCAACCAAGTCATTGGCGTGTTTGAGGGCATCAACGCTCGCCCCGGAGATCACCGCAACGAGAGCTTTGATGCAGCGGACGTTCGGACGTTGACCGAATTGGCGATGCACGCTTCGATTGCGATTGATTCCTATCGAACGCGAACGAATCTGACGGAAACGCGTGACCGGTTGGTCGAGCAAGCTGCCCTGTCCAAGCCGCTGATTGGCAACCACCATTCCATTCAAGAGATCCGCCGGAACGCCACCAAGGTGGCGCCCACCGATCTCAGCGTTCTGGTGCTGGGCAGCAACGGAACGGGCAAAGAAGTGCTGGCCCAAAACATTCACTATCAGAGCGAGCGTCGCAACGGGCCGTTCGTCGCCGTCAACTGCGCGGCTTTGGTCGAAACGTTGCTGGAAAGCGAACTGTTTGGGCACGAGAAAGGGGCGTTCACCGACGCCTCGGACACTCGTGTGGGCAAGTTTGAACTGGCCAACGGAGGCACGTTGTTCCTGGATGAAGTCGGCGACATGAGCGCTGGCGGGCAAGCCAAGTTGCTGCGGGTTCTGGAAGAGAAGGTCGTGGTCCGCGTCGGTGGGTCGCGTCCGATTCCGGTGGATGTTCGCGTGATCGCGGCGACCAACCAACCGCTGCAAGAGCTGATCACCACGAAACGCTTCCGCGAAGATTTGTTCTTCCGGTTGAATGTTGTCTCGCTGACATTGCCGCCGTTGTCGCGGCGGGGCGAAGATGTGATGGAGTTGGCCGAGCATTTCTTGATTGATTTTTGCCGGCAAATTGGCCGAGCGGTGCCGACGTTTGCTCCCTGTGCTCGTGATGCGATGCTGTCGCATGATTGGCCAGGCAATGTGCGGGAACTGCGCAATACGGTCGAGCGAATTTGTTATCTGACCACGACCGATGTGGTTCGAGCGGATGATTTGATGATGTCCCCCTCGGCATCTCGTCCAGCGACGGTCGCACCGATGATGGGTGATGTGGACGGCAATTT
Above is a window of Rhodopirellula islandica DNA encoding:
- a CDS encoding enoyl-ACP reductase FabI → MQFEGKKGLIIGVANDHSIAWAIAQEILKQGGKCGFTHLPDRADDEKRRNRRRVSKLTDLEDNAEFLLPMDANNDDDIRTVFEHTEKTFGKIDFLLHSIAFADRDDLGRETMHTSRAGFKLAMEASVFSLLAVTAAAEPIMNPGGSVLTMTYYGGEKCVPGYNVMGVCKAALDASMRYLAFDMGARGVRVNALSAGPIRTLAGRAAGVEEMLTMYEHMAPMGRNVTHEEVGKSGAFLLSDASSGISGEILHVDGGYNAMGSPGRLLDEIKKHSN
- a CDS encoding sigma-54-dependent Fis family transcriptional regulator; its protein translation is MTHTRAMSSFMPVLLGLVGNRATLRGGIVSQIQDRWQPTYWTGDRWSEAESLASQAVADDQTVTAEGFAAVGVQVAPGCDTTDSAAAESGGSADPSSQEILPGVGSDAIVLSVDGRPADASTLAMLATALGRFLWLQRNHQNDARRLWQTSKMLQHAAVWQQLDSDEKLLASMADCACEVLNCERATIFLWDKRTKKLIGRPAIGIEGGVLEVEDNAGIVGEALHSGSPRWWSAGGTDEGRVNRRIDQAQNFTTRSLLAVPMVNARNQVIGVFEGINARPGDHRNESFDAADVRTLTELAMHASIAIDSYRTRTNLTETRDRLVEQAALSKPLIGNHHSIQEIRRNATKVAPTDLSVLVLGSNGTGKEVLAQNIHYQSERRNGPFVAVNCAALVETLLESELFGHEKGAFTDASDTRVGKFELANGGTLFLDEVGDMSAGGQAKLLRVLEEKVVVRVGGSRPIPVDVRVIAATNQPLQELITTKRFREDLFFRLNVVSLTLPPLSRRGEDVMELAEHFLIDFCRQIGRAVPTFAPCARDAMLSHDWPGNVRELRNTVERICYLTTTDVVRADDLMMSPSASRPATVAPMMGDVDGNLNSATRVFQVQHIERLIASCGGNMTEAAGKLGLHRSNLYRKMRQLGMPTSGS